Below is a genomic region from Biomphalaria glabrata chromosome 3, xgBioGlab47.1, whole genome shotgun sequence.
taaagaaaagaaatagttaTTCATATAGATTTAAACCATAGAATGCTGACAACGTAAATGAAGTAAAGACTAAAACTTTTAGTATAATTCTAAATGTTACTCTATATCTATAGGTCAGTGATCTATATCTGGATGCAGCACTCTTACCTTTAAAAGTTAATTTTGTATgcacatttagtcttttaaaaagttgaacgaAAACTTCgtgtaaataaataacaacattCATGCATCGCATCTGATTATGATCTGATCTATTCAAACACTGCACTCACCCTTCATCTTCGGAATCGAACACATTGCCATTAGATCTAGTGATTAGATTGattcagatatagatctatattgattcTAAATTTATAGACTTGGTGtagaatattaaattaaatactattctattataaaataatttaacattcaCTCGAtctaaaattaattacatttattcatttattttaatttataggcTACTCAAGAATGTGAAGACAGTGAAGAACTCTTGTCAAGCTTTGAcactaaaagtaaaaaagttgACACTCTTGTCAACTTGCCTTGTCTATGAAATGAATAATTATCAATGACAATAGGATGATGGATTTTGAAATAATGCATGTTGTTGAGCCTGGTAAATCAAGAGATTCATCAAGCATCAATGTAAATTTATCATCTGAATTCAACCGAAAAAAATACCTAAATGGTAAACACCTTGAAAGTCCAAATAATAATAGATCCATTACTTCAACCAGTCAACACATTccaataatagatctagagcattCAATCAATTCTATTTGGACAGAACGCACAAAACTCAATCCAAGATTGTTTAATGGtactaaatttagaattcataatgTCACTGATTCTGTAACCACCATTGGCCAAGTAGAGTTTTACTTGGGAGTCTCAGATTACAAAGAGTTCATTGGCACAAATTGGTCACCCCATAGCGAATATTTACAAAAGCAAGGAATGATCAGTTATGGCAATTCACAAGCTTTTCTTTCAGATGCTTTGGGTGTTGGGGCCAGTGTAGTTACTAGCAATAAGAAACTTATTCTGTTGAAAAGAAGTCATCATTGTGCTGAAGCACCTTCAATGTGGGATGTACCTGGTGGACATGCAGAACCTTCGGTTTGTTATTTTTTGACACTTGAATATATTgtgtttttagaaaaaaaaactcagattTGTGCACAATAACTTATAAATAactttatagtttttttttataaataacaaataGATATACAGCCAAACtggttattttttatatttgttacgGTCATTTTGCAGCGTCATGtgaatgtgtttttaaaaaaaatgtgcaagaACAAGCAAGAAGCCTGATATAGGAATGGACATAAAGAGTCATGATTAGCATTCTGTATTCTGTAAAGACaattaaaatatagatatacCCGGTATCTATAAAGTTTCATAGTTTTGCGTGTTGtttaaataagtcaataagAGTCTCAAGTTGttgtaacaatatttaatgATTGTGCCTCATCATAgctcactttcagaccttgcaatctttagggcagatgatgttaaggtcatctgtggccaatggttaacgagcaagaTGTCATGTGGCTAGAACTAtgatcaactgcctttactttcgcAACTCAAGTCAGGTTCttattaaagttgggtggactaaggGGTGCCCTataatcctgaaattcaaaatcccagtcttcactgagattcaaacccaggaccccaggttctgaagccaagtgcttttaACCACTCCGCCACTGCACCCCCATGCTAGTGTATAGTCCAACAAATTATTGacaatagttttaagtttatACCCCAGCATGTGGCTGAAAAGTCTTAGAACAATTTATTCTTGAAATTGTTTTGTATTACATAAATTACTACCAAAAccttgttgtcaagtgtatagtATCTAGAGCTTTTATAGACAATAGCCAAAAATTGTTTCCTTAAGATTTTGATGGTGCATCTCTAACAACAGCCAAAATTTCTTAACATCTGATGGTGGATCTCAAAAGTCTACACATGTCCACTAAATTTGGacatcttttcttttaaatggcattttctacttctagatctattcatttaagacaaatttatttactTAACAAAGCTAAGGCAAAGATGACAAAGTATTGTGAGAatgagaagaaaaaataaacctTTTAAACAATGGATAAACATTTTTGTGCATATGTTTAGGAATAATTATCAATTTGTGATCCCAAGTTCACACTTGGAAATACACAACCATCAAATGCAATACCTACTACGACTGTTTAAACATTGGGTTATATTGCCTAGTTTATTGCTTTATTGATGTGAATACCTCGTTGCTAAAATTTCTTATACTAATTAGTTTAAgagtaaaaatttcaaaatcaaGTATTTTTATTccccttttttaaatatgtaaatggGTTTGCAGTAACAAATAAATGTATCTATATAGGCAGAAAATGAAAAGCTTTCTGTTAGTGACTGCTGACAGTCAACATGGGTCATAACATTTTATTGGTCAAAACTGTGAATTAAATCtaattctttatatatatatattatatataaaggcTAGAATGTttataacgttttttttttcattacattttttgtagcAAATAATTGGAGAAAAAAGGCTTGAAGAGATAGATGTAACGTCAATGAGCAGTCAATCTGTTCTGCATGAGATCTTTGACTCCATAACTAGAGAAGTTGTGGATGAAGTCAACATACCAGGCATCCTTTTAAGTCAGCCATTATATATGGGGACACACAGAAATCTTCTCAGTGCTGGCAGACCTAGTTTGGCTTTTGTTATAAAGTAAGTGATAGCCAATTATGAAATACCAGGtatctaaaacttttttttttataaatcttattTTCAGTTTTCAAGTTAATTAAACTAGCAGTTTGAAAGTATTGTAAGATTTAGATTCAATATACAATATTTAAGATACGGAATGTAAAGccgtgttctgtaataactccTAAAATCCAAACATGAGTTTTGCTCGGTGTGTCTGTCAAATGCAAATTATCGGCAGCGCCACCTTAATACCCAGTACCAAGTTTATCTGCCAGCAGTCTCGCCTTCCTCAAGATACCATCCCTGaagtacaattatttcttttacctgacaagaatcaataaaaaaaaatcattagttaattaaattaaagtacttgactgaagtggtgttataagctgaattaatcgTCTTTATACATCGTCGTcttagtcttagtgaacacaacatgaaaaataggaTGAGACTATAAAAACAATCTAGATCaaaacaatcttccatgttcataagctttccactagcagagtggttaccctgttggcttgagaaacctgagaaggcttgaaccatgagttcaaattcaggttgtttcccttttttaaaatttttatttaataaatgcttttctattgttagtctagatttattacaaatttaattacatgactgatccaaactaattgatacaagtatgcttaatgtaagctttgttgttttttttaaagtctttttttttagtttttcttgtttgttttttttcttgtttttttttttttcattaagatAAGTTTATACTTACTTTTGTTAAACATAAATTTTCTTGAAGCTTTAAGTAAATTTAGGTGGGATGTAGATTTTTAAGGTGCAAAGAACTTGGGGCATAAAATCAAATGTCTGTTACATCTCTCTATGACACATCTTGcaagggaaagaaaaagtgaagTGAAATGGCCAGGTTGAAGACATTCTTCACcattacctatcccttagtctgttagacAGTTGGGGGCACTACATATGACCTGCCAacctttttttctgtctttttgcCAGGACTAGAGTCTCTATCATTGACAGGCCTTTTATGTTTACTCTCCCATTGCttcctctgtctgcctcttgttctctttcctggtaatgttccctaaaggaaggtctttggaAACCCTAACTTTCCACCTCCACATCATCTCTCAAATTAGAACAAGGGCAGAGGTGAAagtgttttaagtgaacatttttatttgaagaagTTGCTAATATAGGCGTTTTCTCCCTGCTTCAACAGATGTGATTTAACAAGTGATGAAGTTCAGACCTTGTACAAACAAGGTAGCCAGATAGAAGCCGATGAGACAACCAATATCATGTTTTTACCCATAGACACTGTGGCAGCTTTAACTCAAGACAGAAATGATATATGGGAAAGTTTTGCTCCTTCAGCGAAAGGAAACCTAACTACATTTTGCATAGCTCATGGTTTGAGATAAATTAGAACTTGTGAGCATcctatttgtaaacaaagtaatggtttattaatttattgtatTTGTGGGATGTTGTGTTTTAAGGATCTCAGATATTTTCACTTTCAGACTTAGTGATGCAATATAGGAGGATATTATTCAAGACTCGAACCTAGCTGACAATTGTTTAATTTGTGGGGTTTGTGGATGAGTGGTATAAACCACTTGGCTACATTTTAAGATGCTTGAGCTCGAATCCCCTATCAAGCTGGGTAGTATTTGCTGAGTGCCTAAAAGCGCTACAGAcatcttctcccagatatcccctcATGTCACAAATACATCAATTACATTCATTTCAAGAGGTTTGCACAACAGAAACTTGTCTTTAAACTTgcctttatttatattgttacgatcttctctatcaggccttctgcaaacactgctaaacacaacagcacatctaacacaagaacttgacaacaagagcttcaagtaacaaagtggcggtttaattacaaatacatcgacagccaattcaacacaattggctacatcaaattcaaatgctttcttgaacttaacagaactgcctaacttaaCATTACTactctctctagctcgtacagctacattttcgaggactcacaaGGTATACACAGAAGTTCATTGAGTGGTTACACACAGGTGTCTGGATCTTGTTCACTATTTACCGCTGATTGTGTAGGGAACAAAAATGAGATTTTGTAGACTCAGTTCTTACCAGAATGAACAGAAGTTTCCCACTTTGTGACAACTTGACTTAGCTAAAAATCTTTAAACATTGCTGAAACATATTTgttaataaagtttttttttagatatggTAGTATTGtgattgaatttatttttacactctTTTTAAAAGACTATCCAAGCGACACAACAGTTTGGATAACatgttgccttgccaacaagttctTGCATTTGTTTGTAGATTTTGTATTGTCACATAGTTCATTGGCCTCATTCAGTCTTAgaacaactatggttcatctcgaactttttttcatgtatCTGTGAAACcatattttggagagacactcctgtccacatatattgcatgtcaaggtggctTCTGCTTTTTCGTATGGCATGCTGTCCaaagctttcttggtcaccgtctctctccaactagtgcggtctaggacTATGTCTTCcaaatggtcagtatcaatgttcacttttTAAATCATGTTTTATTATATCCATGTAACGGAGGTGgaggcgaccagtttttcttaagCCAGACATTGTCCATAGAGAATGATTTTTTGGGATTCAATAGTCCTCCATCCGGCACACAGTAAATATTAACCAACTACTGAGTTGTTATTTCGAAAGAAGTTCTCAGTTTTTCCTATGTGTTATTCCCTCAACAATTGctttttcactatctttttagCATGGATGTTGGCctttttctttgcttttctgTAATAAGAAATTTGATGTTTTTGGTCACCCAGGGCTTATTATTTCCATTAACTTGTTTAGTATGTGTTTGTATTCTAAGCTCCCTCGCAGAATAATAGATACGAGTTATCAGTTTCTGTCAGGTAAATGATATGGGGACAGTTCTCAATATAGATATCCCAGTTTGTATTTTCAATGTGTTATATTAGTTTCCACAGTATCTTTGGACCACATTTGAATGCTTGTTTGATGTTTATGTAGCATTTAATAAGCTTTTGACCTTGCCTTGTGGTGAAGTAGACATTTGGAGTATAGTTTGGCAGTGTGTTGTCACTGGGCAGATTGTTAAAGTCTCCAGTGATAATACGATGTAGTCACTTCTACGATGTAGTCAACTctaaatgtcgcgttcaaagtccgttAAATATCATGCATCgctaatctaaatctaaaattatacattatacgttatatattatatatatatatatatatatatgtatatatatatatatatatatatatatatatatgtatatatatatatatatatatatatatatgtatatatatatatatatatatatatatatatatatataggtcataACACCAGTGACTTCTGCTGcactggcaagttagtccagttgtactttgtggtcccaaatTATATTACCTAGGCTATTTATTAAGATTTCAGTTGCAACTAATACTGAgtttatttagaaaacaaaaaaaaaaagatcataaaTAAGTACAGAAATAAAGGCCAACAAAAGACaataatataatgaaaaaattaaaatagtagacAGGTTCAAGTCAAAACAATCAAAGGACCACCATCACTAAGGCACACTAGTGTTTTATCTCAATAACAAAATTATGgcttacaaaaaatatagtaGGAAAGATACAGGTCTTAACAATCAAATGACCTTCATCCCTGAtacacactactgtctcgtcTCAAAACAAAAGTTTGTCCTTTAAATATGGCTCTGGTCTTTACAGTAACAAAAGATCATATACTGGTGAGGATAAGTAGACATAGAACATTTACAGAAACCAActgatgaataaaaaaaaaaaaaaattctactaaGCTCGTTATCGAAAAACACATTCAGATAAAAGTGACACACACCTAATAAGTAACACAGTCACACAACAGCAAAagaattatataaacattacaTAGATTCATTTCAAACTAATGTACACTGGTCAGATCAAAGACTCAAGAGAAAGTGGCAATTGAATAGTCAACAGAGATTTAGGGTTAGCATTAGGGGGTTAGGGTACTAAAGTGGACTAACTcttcttgacaaaaaaaaagtaactaccCTTATTACCCCTTTTGTCACACTCAGgttctatttttataaacacTTTAATATTCGTATAAAGAATGTAATCACAATATGTTAAACTCTCTTCATGTACCTATTTTCCCGGTTCTCTATTTTTAACATCACTTCCATTCAGTAGGCCTACCCAAATTAACACCATTTGTTATTCATTTAGtattgtatttaattaattatatccTCATTACACCAATGTGATTCAGATAAATGAGGCTGATAGTGCTTTGATTATATTTCATCATAATTTGGCTCAAATTGAGACATGTCTATTCTTGAGACTGAACTGAGGTGTTCATTGGTCCATCTGTTTCTCAAATAGCTTTTTTATGTTTCATTATTGAAAACAAGCTGCTTTTATAATAGAAGCAGCAAACATTACACACATTCTCTAAAcatgagattttaaatttttggaAAACTGGATTTAGACAAAGCCCTGCATAACTTTTACTTTTTGGAACATTTAAAAAGAATGGTTTAAGATTATTGAACTTTATTTTTCCTGCAAGTTCACTTCACAGTCCACATTcaaatgcaaactaaaaaaaaactctttttttacAATCACTGAAATCCAGCAGTGAC
It encodes:
- the LOC106069946 gene encoding uridine diphosphate glucose pyrophosphatase NUDT22-like encodes the protein MMDFEIMHVVEPGKSRDSSSINVNLSSEFNRKKYLNGKHLESPNNNRSITSTSQHIPIIDLEHSINSIWTERTKLNPRLFNGTKFRIHNVTDSVTTIGQVEFYLGVSDYKEFIGTNWSPHSEYLQKQGMISYGNSQAFLSDALGVGASVVTSNKKLILLKRSHHCAEAPSMWDVPGGHAEPSQIIGEKRLEEIDVTSMSSQSVLHEIFDSITREVVDEVNIPGILLSQPLYMGTHRNLLSAGRPSLAFVIKCDLTSDEVQTLYKQGSQIEADETTNIMFLPIDTVAALTQDRNDIWESFAPSAKGNLTTFCIAHGLR